The window aagggaataatataaaaataaagcaagcaGGGTAGATAAGAACCAGATTGAGGAAAGCCTGTCAGGCTGATCACATTGTATTATAATTCAGAAGCTACAGAGACTTTTGAGAAAATTGAATTATAATAGaaattagaattataaatttagcAGCTTTGAGGAGATTGTTTTGGATAGGGGAGAGACTGACACAGAAAGATAACTAGAAAACTATACTATTCACAATACTATAGATGAGAGACGACAAGGTCTAAAGTAGACCCTTGTCTATAAAAGAAATGTTatagaggaggggaggggaatatCCAGTCTGCTAAACTGTATAAGgttttcaaaatcatttggtctggtgctaccATGGCAACCTCAAGTggtactcaaaattcaataaatctagaagatTTTTAAGAGGTGAATTAactaaatgtttgaccaaatccAGCAGGTAAATGTTATAAATAGTCAAATGACCCCTGGAAAGAAAAGGTTCCCTATTCCTATTATAGAGGTAGAACCAAGAAGGCTTGGCAAATGCTTGGATATTAGGGAAAGGtggtgagggagagagaaaagtcaaGTTCAAGATAGTGAATGTTCTTTAGTCACTCCAGCAAAGGATTTTGTTCTAAATATCTTCTCAGCAACCATCTCTCACATATTTTTAATCTCAGTCCTGAGGATATTGCAATAAGCTTCATAAATTTTATTGAATCAATAATTTGAAGTAGTAGATACAACACTGTACCAtatcttatattatttttctagattGTTATGTTAGTGACTTATCAAGTAATAAGCTATTTCAAACTCAGAACACTGACAGGcctcatatttaattttttgttcacTTTCTTAGTACAATTTTTAATGGGTTTCAGGGAACAGGTTTGCTGTACCTGAATGTGAGTTGAAGATTTTGCCAGATAAAATGTACTTAAGTGCATTTCTAAACCAAGGGTAAAAAAAGCCATGAATTAATGGATTGCAGGTAGAATTAAAATATCCAAGCCACACTAGAAGATCAAGCACTACCATAGGAGTAGAATAGCCTAAATATGGATCAACTAAAACAGCAATGAAACATGGCAACCAGCAGGCCAGAAACACCCCCATTACAATGCCCAGAGTCTTGGCTGctttcctgtcttttttcttagatatattttttctgctctcttcttttgaatttttaggCATATTGCTAATTACTCGAGCATGTCGTTTGGAAACTATAAAGATTTTCCCATAGATACCAATCATGATGGAGCCAGGAGTAAAGAAACAAGTAGTAAAGAGTATGGTTCCCCAAAATTTGTTGAAAGTGAGAGCACAGAATTTGAAGCAAGCAACAAGAATCTCATAAGCTTCCATTCCTGAGACATTAGCCTCTGACAAGACCAAACCAAAGGAGAAGATGGCTGGTGCTGACCAGCAAAAAGCTAGCAGTCTCTTTATTGTGGATGTGGTCATCTTGGTAGTGTAATGCAAAGGATAACACACAGCATAAAACCGATCGATTGAAAtggaacaaagatgaaaaatggaagtCAGACTCAGCATCATATCAAAGCTTGCATGGAATTTGCAAAAACCATCTCCAAAATACCAACAGCTCTCCACTGACCTGACCATGCTATAAGGCATAATGATGAATCCCAGAAGAAAGTCAGTGGTTGCCATGGAGAGGATCAAGAAGTTGGTAGGAGAATGAAGCTGTTTGAAATGGGATATGGAAATCATTATAACAAGGTTTCCAAAGATAGTGATAAACATGGCTCCTGTCATGAATGAATACATTATGACTCGTACAGAAAGGGATCTGGTAGTAGGTGGGCAGGATTTATTCCCAAATTTCAGACAACTGGATAAGTCAGAAGGAATGTAAGTAATATCCATGACCTTTAACTCTGTGCAAATCTTCTTTAGATAAAGACCTTTAATCACATTTCCTCTTCAAAAAAGTATCCAGAATTTTGCAGCTCCtagtaataacaaaatttaatatTCCTTGTTAACATAAGATCTTGAAAACCCCCAAATAAGTAAATTATAGTTATTGACTTTGTTTCCTAATTTCTCTTATAAGCAGCAAAATACAAACTTGGACAGAATTTTCAATTAACCATTTATTATAGTCAAGAATAGTCCATGctttcagttctttatttttattatttttcttggttaAAAATGGGTTtttgggtttggtttggtttattttgcaaggcaatggggttaagtgacttgcccaaggtgacacagctaggtaattattaagtgtctaaggtcagatttgaactcagcttgtcctgactccaggtttggtgctctatccactgtgccacctagctgcccctaaaaatacttttattaatctttttcaaCACTCTTTGCTATGCAATAGCTAATATTTCCCACGATAATCCTTGGAGTGCTTTGAAATTTTCAATACTAAAATACTAGAGGTATTCTTAGAATTAGGTGTGATAGATTAACAATAAATATGTTTTCACTGGACTGGGTACACCATATACTGACACAGAATACAAACTTTCCAGGTCTTGGATATAAGGTTTTTCTGATATAGTCAAAAATATCATGAAGTAGTCAGCCTCCTTTGGCGAATTTAGCTAGGCTAAACCTCAGACCAATACCTACAATCCATCTCTGGGCTGTACTTGAAATCTTTTTTAGTTTAATAGGACCTACTGTGTTCCATTGAGCCAGTCTTGGAGAACTCAATGTATACCTCTACACCATGATAAAACATCAAAGTATAACTTTAAATAGGGTATTTATTGCTTTACTGGTAAGCATCTAATTCCTTTTTTAcaacaggactaatatggaaatatgttaagcacaattgtacatgtacaatttttatcagactattcaccaccatggggaggggaataaaaaggaaagtggtagaaaaatgtggaactcataaatttgcaaatggatgcataatgaaaaactacctttgcatgtaattggaaaaataaagtaaaacttcaattgaaaaaataaagaaacataaGCCCATATAGAGCTAAAAGACTAGTGATGCTAATTAAAATAATAGCAAgcctcaaaaacattttgaattgctttacttctccttttctttttttcttcctttattaatctccttctcctctctctcttttctctctggaaGCTAAAATCACATCTCAATTTCTGTCAATGCCAAACCTTCATGCTACTTCATGGTTACCTTCTGCCACCTGAACCTATGACACCCAACTCTGAAATGCATCAGTTTAGTGGcaaaaggatcaaatgaaataaagtgcATTGATGCTCAAAGCATCACACCCAATACTTCAAAATAATTCAAGTTGCATGCCCCCAAAAGTATCTTCTAGTACAAATTATTATGAAAAACAGCATTTTGTGAAACAAAGCTCTGAAATGGTAAGTTTTGTTAAGTACAGTCCATTCGATTGGACTGATTGAAAAATTCGTTTAATTCAAGTTCTCACAAAAAATTATGGTTTTGATGACTATATGATATGCTCCTGTATCTCTGTAACTAGATAAACTCAATATAGGGTAAGTGTGACAAATGTGTCTACCCCAAACATTCTCTGTTTACAACTTGATTATCCTTCccaaagaacatttttattaaagGCTTTCCTGCTATATGGACAACAGTAGAAGTCCCTctatgcttttttccattagttaCCCTTTCCAACTTGACTGGCTATATTAACCTCACCACTATTGGCCGATTGGATCACTTTTAAAGGAATACAATTTCCCATTCACATTTTATAGTCTATATAGTTTCTGAAAAGAGCAAGTTGCATCTGCTGTAGAATCAGAGATGATCAGATATGTTCATTTTCATCCCTCCTGCCTCTTCACTCATCACTCTTCACCTATTTAATCCTTTTCTGACTTACTTTGAGTTAAAAGTTCTTGACAtacttacttaaaaaaaataagacatcaagaaaggtgctcttctttgagaattatAAAATCAGTTGCAATTCTGTCAGAAGTGTGGCCTTAAGTGACTTAATTAACCTTCTTTGGacttcaatttctttaaatgtaattaatattcctttaatataagaaataaaattagggTGCTAAACTGGGAAATTTCTAAGATATTTTATGAGTCTAAAATTCTTAAATGACCTATAGAATCAAGATTAATGACTTCAAAATTTTTTGGctaataagaaaaaagaactttCTCTCTATTCAATCTCCCAAGAGAGAAATAGGAATAGTCATTGTAACTAGAGACCACATGGaaaaattcaatcaataaatcaataaacatttattaagctagaCACTATGTTACGTACTGAAAAAACACTCAGAAAAGATGACCAGCTCCATACAGAAGCAATCAAGATTGGCAGCTACTATGACTCCTATGTGACCACAAGGACCATGCTAAGGTATAATTATAACCAGGGATTCTGAATGACATGAAGATTGGGAATGAtaaggaaaaggggggaaaaaatccaagACTGTTGAGGTCTGAGGCTGCTATAATCTCACTAAACTAATGATTACCAGGAAACTGTTTTCCATATTCCATCCAAAAAATCAAATTGGGTTATAAATACCACCTTTTGAATCTACTCTTTTATGAGTCATGGGCATATGACATAAAAGCCAATGCTTCTCTATTAAGTTTCATCTAAGTTTCTGTCTTTCATTCAAACCTTTTAAGATTATTTCAATGTTTAATTCCACCATTCAACTTACTAGTCATTTCTTCCATCATTTAGTCATcagtaaatttgataattaaTGTTTTAAACTAAATAGAGCCTTCTTAAATTTAATTGTTGCCAGGTAAGTATTctgcaaagataatggaatttgAGTGGGg is drawn from Macrotis lagotis isolate mMagLag1 chromosome 5, bilby.v1.9.chrom.fasta, whole genome shotgun sequence and contains these coding sequences:
- the LOC141489917 gene encoding trace amine-associated receptor 3 → MDITYIPSDLSSCLKFGNKSCPPTTRSLSVRVIMYSFMTGAMFITIFGNLVIMISISHFKQLHSPTNFLILSMATTDFLLGFIIMPYSMVRSVESCWYFGDGFCKFHASFDMMLSLTSIFHLCSISIDRFYAVCYPLHYTTKMTTSTIKRLLAFCWSAPAIFSFGLVLSEANVSGMEAYEILVACFKFCALTFNKFWGTILFTTCFFTPGSIMIGIYGKIFIVSKRHARVISNMPKNSKEESRKNISKKKDRKAAKTLGIVMGVFLACWLPCFIAVLVDPYLGYSTPMVVLDLLVWLGYFNSTCNPLIHGFFYPWFRNALKYILSGKIFNSHSGTANLFPETH